In Torulaspora delbrueckii CBS 1146 chromosome 1, complete genome, one genomic interval encodes:
- the GEP3 gene encoding Gep3p (similar to Saccharomyces cerevisiae YOR205C; ancestral locus Anc_8.616): MLVLNARKRNLRLVATCFRRFINCNSCGVQLQSKDSSSVGFYLKPKTPEAKNLNSLEDVRYLLFSQELQSVKEGVPVGSLEDLKKAKSKPLICKRCSDSLYLNKYTKEDFPRFSFDQVLNYVPKNGNIIHVVPLPEFPFHVSKKALQGDELTSTLVLTKGDQLAKDKATLQRKVSVFFKDFMKYHLGLTSNKIIATSALKKWNIRTVFSNMKASNYLLGDANVGKSTLINGLLREFMGYKVEVDRSGNVTMQQPLQDKRYDTQSFLKAQNAGVSHIPNMTRNLQAYKVSDKVICDLPGFTTNLQENDLDDIIRHEWLEKIRKTHQFKSEKLKKKTYISLKGTDNGGCLTVGGIFFLVPPPGSINQVVKYIPGPEYQFSNVTKALEVFKSCNESADHSLAKFCGIKPEVSKLDAYDRHVIPPFQGSIEIVFKDIGYILLRSTGKYNFTSPYEIWAPKGIQVCIREPLHLLIESGFMKNVESSGTESACPRKRPLVSSTYIMPVEETKPLDRMKEMYLQRTQNDLSSRRFANADPWEVVKNLRDEPPNLYWHYQW, translated from the coding sequence ATGCTGGTTTTGAATGCCAGGAAACGAAATTTGAGGTTAGTCGCGACATGCTTTAGACGATTTATCAACTGCAATTCCTGTGGTGTCCAATTACAGAGTAAGGATTCCTCCAGTGTAGGGTTTTATCTCAAGCCAAAAACTCCAGAAgcaaagaacttgaataGTTTGGAGGATGTGCGGTATTTGCTCTTTAGTCAAGAGCTTCAATCTGTCAAGGAAGGTGTTCCCGTGGGGTCGttagaagatttgaaaaaagccAAGTCTAAACCATTGATCTGTAAAAGGTGCAGTGATTCTCTATATCTGAACAAATATACCAAGGAAGATTTTCCACGATTCTCCTTTGATCAGGTTTTAAATTATGTGCCAAAAAATGGTAACATTATCCATGTAGTGCCACTTCCAGAGTTTCCATTCCATGTATCCAAGAAAGCATTGCAGGGCGATGAATTAACGAGCACATTGGTTTTGACTAAAGGTGATCAATTGGCTAAGGACAAGGCTACATTGCAAAGGAAGGTCAGTGTGTTTTTTAAAgatttcatgaaatatCATCTTGGGCTAACGTCAAACAAAATTATTGCGACTTCtgcattgaagaaatggaataTCCGTACAGTGTTTTCAAATATGAAAGCCTCAAACTATCTTTTGGGAGATGCCAATGTTGGCAAATCGACTTTGATAAATGGATTATTGAGGGAGTTTATGGGCTACAAGGTTGAAGTCGACAGATCGGGGAATGTCACGATGCAGCAGCCTTTGCAGGATAAACGATACGATACACAGAGTTTCCTCAAAGCTCAAAATGCTGGTGTGTCGCATATCCCTAACATgacaagaaatcttcaggCCTATAAGGTATCGGACAAGGTTATCTGTGATCTGCCTGGTTTCACAACAAACCTTCAGGAGAATGACTTGGATGATATAATACGCCATGAATGGTTAGAGAAAATACGGAAAACGCATCAGTTCAAGAGTGagaaactgaagaagaaaacttATATATCTCTAAAGGGTACTGATAATGGTGGGTGTCTTACCGTTGGTGGAATATTCTTTTTAGTACCACCCCCAGGTTCAATAAATCAAGTGGTGAAATACATACCTGGACCCGAATATCAATTTAGCAATGTTACGAAAGCCCTTGAAGTGTTTAAATCCTGCAATGAGTCTGCGGATCATTCTTTAGCCAAGTTCTGTGGAATTAAGCCTGAAGTTTCAAAACTTGACGCCTATGATAGACATGTTATCCCACCATTCCAAGGTAGCATCGAAAttgtcttcaaagacattggATATATACTGCTTCGGTCCACGGGTAAATATAATTTTACTAGTCCATATGAAATATGGGCACCAAAGGGCATTCAAGTCTGTATTCGAGAGCCCTTGCATTTGTTGATCGAAAGTGGGTTCATGAAAAACGTGGAATCTAGCGGTACAGAATCCGCATGTCCACGTAAAAGGCCACTAGTAAGTTCCACGTACATCATGCCTGTCGAAGAGACGAAACCACTGGACAGAATGAAGGAAATGTATTTGCAGCGGACTCAGAATGATCTCTCCTCAAGGAGATT